One region of Emys orbicularis isolate rEmyOrb1 chromosome 4, rEmyOrb1.hap1, whole genome shotgun sequence genomic DNA includes:
- the LOC135878766 gene encoding probable G-protein coupled receptor 152 — MEPFNTLHANQTEPFIPETFIPASWRAAFLIGTLGIGLPANAFIIWLTGWQLRRRGLSVFILSLATSDFLFLFLTVMQIMETLLDDNWVLGTPMCRLRHVLYDLSYHCSLFLLAALSVDRCLLVLLPLWYRCHRPLRLSSYICLGAWLVAALLSIKGFVFVNVVLYPDGVLACSNNRGKYEWPLRLLEVLLEGLFPFIVMVTTHAATLSRTFRRHTRSPSQFYRIVAATLSAYVLLNLPFQIIQLLFLVSWQHEEFNYRIFPFMVYFGYLINLNSSINPLIYIFFGSNICTGCGRHTTSSLATALTEEQGKSPGDTPSMSFSA, encoded by the coding sequence ATGGAGCCGTTTAACACCTTGCACGCCAACCAGACGGAACCCTTTATTCCGGAAACCTTTATACCAGCATCATGGCGAGCAGCCTTCCTGATCGGCACGCTGGGCATCGGGCTGCCCGCCAATGCCTTCATCATCTGGCTGACAGGGTGGCAGCTGCGGCGCCGGGGCCTGTCCGTCTTCATCCTAAGCCTGGCCACCTctgacttcctcttcctcttcctcacggTCATGCAGATCATGGAGACCCTGCTGGACGACAACTGGGTGCTGGGCACCCCCATGTGCCGCCTGCGCCACGTCCTCTACGACTTGAGCTACCACTGCAGCCTCTTCCTGCTGGCCGCCCTCAGCGTGGACCGCtgcctgctggtgctgctgccccTCTGGTACCGCTGCCACCGCCCCCTGAGGCTCTCCAGCTACATCTGCCTGGGCGCCTGGCTGGTGGCTGCCCTGCTCAGCATCAAGGGCTTCGTCTTCGTCAACGTTGTCCTGTATCCAGATGGGGTGCTCGCCTGCTCCAACAACCGGGGCAAATATGAGTGGCCCCTGCGcctgctggaggtgctgctggaGGGACTCTTCCCCTTCATCGTCATGGTGACCACCCATGCCGCCACCTTGTCCCGCACCTTCCGGCGCCACACCCGGTCCCCCAGCCAGTTCTACCGCATCGTGGCCGCCACCCTGTCGGCCTATGTGCTGCTCAACCTCCCCTTCCAGATCATCCAGCTGCTCTTTCTGGTCTCCTGGCAGCACGAGGAGTTCAACTATCGCATCTTCCCCTTCATGGTCTACTTTGGCTACCTGATCAACCTCAACAGCAGCATCAACCCTCTCATCTACATCTTCTTCGGCTCCAACATCTGCACGGGCTGCGGCCGCCACACGACCTCCTCCCTTGCCACAGCCCTCACCGAGGAGCAAGGGAAAAGCCCTGGGGACACGCCCAGCATGTCCTTCTCAGCCTAG